The Arsenophonus sp. genome contains a region encoding:
- the ispE gene encoding 4-(cytidine 5'-diphospho)-2-C-methyl-D-erythritol kinase: MKLIWPSPAKINLFLYILNKRRDHYHEIQTFFQLINYCDFIYMKFRNDDLIKLHTLDKRLNKKNNLIIKAAFLLKQYIIEKNEKNYCRGIDIYLNKNIPIGSGLGGGSSNAATTLIALNYYWKSNINNKEFLILAKKLGADVPLFIKGRTGFAEGIGEKIIPIKLKKKWYLILYPKLEISTLKIFSNFKFKKRSYKFSLIELLNKPYHNDFEKIVRDQFPKVEALFSWLSQYKSCYLTGTGSSVFAEFYKKEKKIAYKLLNKIPNWVFGFVSSSMNKSTLNILRKNI, from the coding sequence TAAATTTATTTCTTTATATTCTTAATAAAAGAAGGGATCATTATCATGAGATACAAACTTTTTTTCAATTAATTAATTATTGTGATTTTATTTATATGAAATTTAGAAATGATGATTTAATTAAATTACATACTTTAGATAAAAGATTAAATAAAAAAAATAATTTAATTATTAAAGCAGCTTTTTTATTAAAACAATATATTATTGAAAAAAATGAAAAAAATTATTGTCGAGGGATAGATATATATCTTAATAAAAATATTCCTATTGGATCTGGATTAGGTGGAGGTTCATCTAATGCTGCTACTACATTAATTGCTTTAAATTATTATTGGAAATCTAATATTAATAATAAAGAATTTTTAATATTAGCAAAAAAACTTGGTGCTGATGTACCTTTATTTATCAAAGGTAGGACAGGATTTGCAGAAGGAATTGGAGAAAAAATCATTCCAATAAAATTGAAAAAAAAGTGGTATTTGATTTTGTATCCTAAATTAGAAATATCTACTCTAAAAATATTTTCAAATTTTAAATTTAAAAAACGTTCCTATAAATTTTCATTGATAGAATTATTAAATAAACCATATCATAATGATTTCGAAAAAATAGTAAGAGATCAATTTCCTAAGGTTGAAGCTTTATTTTCTTGGTTATCTCAATATAAATCTTGTTATTTAACTGGAACTGGTAGTAGTGTTTTTGCTGAATTTTATAAAAAAGAAAAAAAAATAGCTTATAAATTATTAAATAAAATTCCAAATTGGGTTTTTGGTTTTGTTTCTAGTAGTATGAACAAATCTACTTTAAATATTTTACGTAAAAACATATAA